The Andreesenia angusta genome contains the following window.
TCTGCACAAGCCCCAGCACCTCTACATTCATCTTTCTGGCCATGTTAACGGCCTTGGCCACTATCATAGACACAAGGTCCTGAGGTATGGAAACCATAACTACACCACTAAGCGGTATGGACTGCATAGTTGTAAGCGCCACGTCTCCTGTTCCAGGAGGCATGTCCATAACAAGGTAGTCTAGCTCTCCCCAATGTACATCCGTATAGAACTGCTTCACCATCTCCCCTATCATAGGTCCTCTCCATATCACAGGGTCGCTCTCCTCCTTGACCATCAGGTTCAGGGACATAACCTTTATCCCTTCAGCCGTCTCGCCCGGGATCAACTTCTCGTCTCTGGTGTAGACCCTCTCTCCACTTATTCCAAGAAGTCTAGGTATGCTAGGACCTGTTATGTCGGCATCTAGCACTCCAACTCTGTATCCTTGGCTGCTAAGCTCTTTTGCAAGCAGTGCAGATACAGTTGACTTTCCAACTCCTCCTTTTCCACTCATAACTCCTATTATCTTTCCTATATTGCTGTCTGTATTTTTGACCATAGTGCAAGATTCCACTCCGTCGCAGTTTCCATTAGATGAACATGATTGACATTCTGACACGATACCACTCCCTATCTGTAATTAGCATATGATAATTTCTAATCTGATTATAAAACAAATCAAGAGTTATTGTCAAACGCCAATAACTCTTTTTTGTTTTTTATTTTTGGCATTTGACAATCTCACTCTATAGGAATAAAATTATCTTGAAAATAAATAGTTCGAAAGAGGTGCTCAAATGTATTCAGAAATAACGCTAGAACATTTTAAAAACCCTCGGAATGTAGGAAAGATGGACGATGCCGACTCTATAGGAATGGTGGGTGACCCAAGCTGCGGCGACACTCTTATGATGTTTATAAAAGTAGCTGACGAAATCATAACCGACGTGAAATACCTTGTGTTCGGATGCGCCGGCTCTATAGCTACAAGCAGTATGGCCTCAACTATGATAGTGGGCAAGTCTATAGAAGATGTGCTGAAGCTTACGGACCATGACGTGGTCGAAGCCCTTGGAGGACTTCCTGAGGACAAAGAGCACTGCTCCAATCTTGGAATTCAGGCTGTTCATGCAGCCATCAGAAACTACAGGGAGAAAAATCGCTGAAAAATGCTCGCCACTATAATCTATGGAGAGCATTTTTCATTTTTTAAACCTATTTAAATTTCTCTCGTCTTTCTCCTAAGCCAGAATCTCTCCCCATCTTCCAAATAAGGCGATATCTTTCTGTAGACCTCCCTGTGGTAGTGGTTTATCCAGCTTCGCTCTTTCCCGTCTAGAAGGCTTGTCTCCACCAAGTCAAGCTCAAGAGGGCAGTGGGTCATCACCTTGAACCTGAAGTACTTTCCGTACTCTGTCTCTCTTTCAAGCTTCACGGCCAGTATATTCTCTATCCTTATGCCGTAATGCCCTTCCTTGTAGTATCCAGGCTCATTTGTAATCAGCATACCCTCCTCCAGCACCACCTCGTTGTGCAGCGGTGAGATTCGCTGTGGTCCTTCGTGGACGCTCAGCAGATATCCCACGCCATGGCCTGTACCGTGTCTGTAGTCTTTGCCGTCTTTCCAGAGCGGAAGCCTAGCTATAGAGTCCAATTTAGAGCCAGTAGTTCCATGCGGAAAAACGGCCTCCGAAAGAGCTATATGACCTTTCAACACAAGCGTATAGTCCCGTTTCTCGTCCGCTGTCGGATTTCCGAGTGAAATCGTCCTGGTTATATCCGTTGTCCCGTCTAGATACTGTCCGCCTGTGTCCACAAGCAGAAGTCCCTCTCTCTTCAGCTCGTAGGCAGAATCCTCCGTAGCCTTGTAGTGGACTATGGCCCCATGGTCCTTGTAGCCTGCTATAGTCTCAAAGCTCGGCTCTATGTAAAACCCCGACATTCGTCTGTACTCCTCTATCTTCTCTGCAACATTTATCTCTGTGACTCGTTCCTCGTAAAGAGCCCCTTCAAGCCAGCAGAGGAACTTCACCATGGCAACGCCATCCCGCTCCTGGCAGTCCTTGTAGTTCTTAAGCTGCACAGGGTTTTTCACGGCCTTAAGCCTCTCCACTATATCGTCTCCTTCAAGCTTTCTTACACATTCCGGTATGAAATTGTATATTCGACTGTTTAGCTTGGAGCTGTCCAGATACACTTTAGAATCTCCCAGTGACGAAACGTAATGCTCTATGTCTTGGTAGTCTCTTATCTCAACTCCCGAGTCTTCAAGCTCAAGCCTTGCGTCCTCTTCCAGCTTGGAGCTATCCACAAATAGCAGTGCATTCTCTCTTTCCACAGAAGCATAAGACAGGACTACGGGGTTGCACTCTATATCCCTTCCCCTTATATTGTAGAGCCAGGCTATGTCGTCCAGTGAAGATATTATGTAGGTGTCTGCCCCCACTTTGGCCATCTCGCCCCGCACTCTTTCAAGCTTGGATTCACGGCTCTCACCCGAATATTCCAAGCTGTGTATAAAAGCCTTTCGGCTAGGAAGCTCTGGCCGGCCTGTCCACAATCCGTCCACCAGTTCACAGTCCAGCTTGAGTTTTATCCCTCTTCCATTCATCTTCCGACTTATCCCGGCAACTTGCTTTGCTGAAAAAAGCCTTCCGTCAATCCCGAGTGTGCTTCCGTTTTCAAGTGTTTCGGCAATCCAGTCGAACATAGCCGGAACCCTCGGCTCTCCTGATCTGAAAAGCTCTATTCCACTCCCTTCAAGCTCTCTCTCAGCCTGTATGAAGTACCTGCCATCTGTCCAGAGTCCTGCACTTTTAGATGTCACGACCAGATTCCCAGCCGAGCCTGTAAAGCCTGAAAGCCATTCCCTTATCTTCCAGTGCTCCGGCAGATACTCGCTCTGATGCGGGTCTGAAGTGGGCGCTATATAGGCGTCCACTCCATATTTTTTCATCTCAGTTCTCAAAATCTCTAATTTTTCTGACACTCTCAATCTTATCTCCCCTTCAATCTCTGTCTTTAAGCTGCGAAGCTATGCCCTTCACACCTCCAGCCACGACTGTTCCGTCTATTCCAGCTCTCTCCATTATAGAACATGCCACTGTCGCGCGCTCTCCCGATCCACATATAACTGCTATTTCCTTCTCGCTGCTCAGTTCGCCCACTCTCTCTTTAAGCAGCTGAAGCGGTATATTCAATCTATTCATATAAGGGTAATCCTCTTCGACTTCCTCTTCTCGTCTTACGTCAAGCACCAGCATCTCTCTGTGCATTTCAAGGTACTCCTTGGCTCCAATTTCCTTTGTCGATTTAAGCCCTGTATCTTCTATCTCCAAGCTTTTAACAGTGCCTTCACCAAGTATTCCCACTATATTGTCATACCCCATTCTTCTGGCTGTCCAGTAGGCCGTTTTCAATTCTTCATCTTTCAGCCCATCTACAAGAAGCACTATAGGATCCTCTGTATCTACAATCCATCCAAGGTATGCGCTGAGTATCTTCGTACTTGTAAATATGCTTCTCTCTATATGTTTTCCGGAATAGGCTTCTCTGCTTCTTATATCCACTACAGTATAGTCTTCTCGCTGTATATCCTCAAGACTTAAAACGTTTGAAATCACTTCTCCAGGTAAATATGCAGCACCCTCTACATTGCACAATTCCATCTTCTCAAAATAAGGGGCTTTAAGCCTCATATAGCTGTGCTTCTCTACAAACTCCTCTTTTGAATCAACCTGAAGCGCCGGGTTTTCCTTTCTCTCATAGCCTAAAGTGGAGCAATCTCTTTCCTCTATCGCCCCTCCGCAGGCAGATCCAGCTCCATGGGCTGGCATCATAAGCACATGGTCTCCAAGTGAAAACAGCTTCTCAAATATACTGTCGTAAAGATGAGCAGTCATCTCTACCAGCCTGTCTTCCCCGTAGAAGTCTGTCCTGCCTAGGTCTCCCCAGAAGAGGGTGTCTCCCACAAACGCCATATAAGGCACATCTCCCATGTACAGCACATAGGACAGATGTCCCAGTGTGTGACCTGGTGTATGGATTGGCGCTATCCTCAGCTTGCCTATTCTGAACTCGTCATCTTCACCGATTTTCTCCCCATATACGTGTCCTAGATCTTCGTATTTAGATATGTATATCTCGGCTCCTGTTTTTTCCGAAAGCTCCATAGAGCCGGATATATAGTCTTCGTTTCTGTGCGTTTCAAATATATGAGTTATTTTCTTGTTGGCCTTTCTGGCCTCTTCTATATAAACTCCCACATCTCTCATGGGATCTATGACTGCGATTTCGCCTCCATCTCCCACCATATAGGAGTAGTGTGAAAGTCCTGGTGTGAAAATTCTCTTGAAGTACATATTCTAGTCACCTCTTCTCTATATTTTTAGTTTTGACTCATTTTTTGTTGATTTCAATGCTTTTATCCCCAAAAGAGTCCTTGGAGTTTACAACTGTCTTTAATCTTTATTGTGTATTCTATAAAAATAGCGCTTTGCAATTTCAGTAACTAAGATGTAGAGAAATGCTATTACAATCAGTGAAGCAAGTATTGTCGGACTGATAGGACTTAAGCTTAGAAGTCCTCCTATCGGGGTGTAAGGCAAAGCTATTGAAATAGCCCCTACAATAATTGATGCGTAGAGCAGTGATGGAGCCGGCTTGCTTTTGAAAAATGGCTTTTGTGTCCTCATGACTATAAGTATCAATAGCTCAGTTAAAATCGAAAGTACAAACCAGCTGCTCTGAAAGACTTCTTGTTGGGCTTTGAAGCCAATAAACAAAACCGCAAATGTCAGGTAGTCAAATATAGAGCTGATTATCCCGAAAGTAAACATGAAGCTTCGAATAAACCTTATATCCCATTTTCTAGGCTTGTCCAACATATCACGATCAACAGAATCATTTGCAATCATAATTGCCGGAAAATCACTTAAAAAATTTATCATAAGTATTTGTTTTGGAAGAAGCGGAAGAAATGGCAAGAAAAGCGACAGCCCCGCCATACTGAACATGTTTCCAAAGTTGGCACTCGTCGTAACCAAAATATACTTTAAAGTATTAGTAAATGTTGTCCGTCCAAGCTCTATTCCGCGTTTTAACACCTTTAAGCTATTTTCCATAAGTACAAAATCTGCAGACTCTTTTGCGACATCTACGGCATTGTCGACAGAGATGCTTACATCGGCTGCATGGAGCGCTGGAACGTCGTTTATACCGTCTCCCATATATCCGACTACATGACTGTTTTTCTTTAAAGCCAGAATAATACGCTCTTTTTGATTAGGATCAACTTCTGCAAACAGATTTACACTCTCAACCTTGCTCCAAAGAGCCTCGTCACTTAATGATATCAGCTCTGACCCCGTTATAACTCCTGTGATTTTCAATCCAACTGATTCGGCTGTATGCATAGCAATAAGCTTGTTGTCGCCAGTGATCACTCTCAGGCTGACTCCTTTCGACTGGAGGTCTTCAATCGTATTTGCCACATCGGGCTTTGGATGGTCTATTAGAAGTATAAATCCTTTAAAGATCATATCTTTTTCATCTTCTACTACATAGTCTGTCTTAATTGAAACAGGCTTTTTTGCTACTCCCAGAACACGGATTCCACTGTTGCTCCAATCTGAGTAAAGGCTGTGAATCTCTTTTAGCGTCGAGTCATCCATTTTTCTCTGGACGCCTTCAATCTCAAAGTGACTGCATATCTCCAAAACTTTACTGAATGCACCTTTCACAATCATAGTACACTCGTCTTCTTCACCTACAATTACACTGAGTCTTTCACGGGTGAAGTCGAAAGGGATCTCCCCAATTTTCTTTATATTGCCTATGTCCATGGCTCGAGAGCTTGTAATAGTGCTATCGAGAGAATTTACCATGCCTGATTGCATTGCAGCGTTTATATAGGCCAGTCTGAATACAGCTTCAGAGTGATTCCCGCTGATATCTACCGTGTCATCTAGCTTTATTACGCCTTCTGTCAATGTCCCTGTTTTATCTGTACACAGCACATCCATGCTGCCAAAGTTTTCGATTGCAGCCAACCTGCGGACTATAACTCCTTCCTTTGCCATAGTTCTAGATCCCTTAGATAGAGTTATGCTGATTATAGCCGGCAAAAGCTGAGGCGTTATTCCCACTGCCAGGGCTACTGAAAACAGCAACGACTCAATGGCAGGCCTTTTGAAGATTACGTTTATGGCAAAAACGCTCAAGGTCAGAATAAGCATTATCTGCGTCAGCAAATAGCCGAAATGACGCACTCCTTTTTCAAATTCAGTTTCCGGTGAGCGCAGCGAAAGCTTTTTAGCTATCTGTCCAAACTCAGTATCCTGCCCAGTCTTTACGACCAGCATAACTGCATTTCCACTTTGAACGTTTGTACCCATGAAAACACAGTTTTTACGTTCTTCAATGCTTGAGACTTCAACTGCTGTTCCTTCTTGCTTTCTGACTGGGAGCGACTCCCCTGTCAATATTGACTGGTTTACAAAGAAGTCATCGCTTTTCAACAGAATGCCATCTGCTGGTATGAGGCTTCCTGTCGAAAGATTTACTATGTCCCCAGAAACAACTTCACTTGAAGGTATGCTAAGAGGTTTTTTGTCACGAACTACTATCGAAGTAGCTTGAACTTTTGCTCGCAACTCTTCTATTGCATTGCTGGCGCTATACTCCTGCAAAAAGCTCATTATAGAGCTTGCCAAGACTATCAGCAAAATAATAAGAGCATCTATCCACTCCCCTGTAACCCATGAAATGACTGTGGCAATAAGCAGAATCACTATAATAGGATTTTTAAATTGGCTTGTAAACAGCATAAGCTGAGAAGTCTTGTTTTGCTTTTCCAGAGAGTTATAGCCATCCTTTTCTAGTCGGATTTTAGCCTCCTCAGATGTTAGTCCACTCTCATGCGAACCAAGATATTTCAAAACTTTTTCCAAAGGTATACTCCAGTATTTAATACTATCTTTATCCGTCATTGTAATTCCTCCTATAGACAATGTACGACGCTTACTTTTAAGCCTTTCCAAGAAAAGTGAGCCTGTCAAAACTAAAGCTACTGCCACGGGTATTATGTGATAAAACAGTCTAAACATAATAAGAGAAACGATGGCGTTGTGGGTATCCACATTTATCAACGACATCCCCAGCAAAAGAGTTACGTCAAAAGTTCCAATCGCTCCCGGCACAAGACTTGCCACTCCTACCGCTGAAGAAACTATGAAAATACTGAATATATCCATAAAACTTGAATGCGGACTAAAATATAATGATATAGCTGAAAAGAACATCGCTGATACTGTCCATTCAAGTATCGAAGACATAAATAGATTTTTCAAAAGACTGTAGTCTATTTCTTCATCGCCAATTTTCCCGAGCAGTTTTTTCTTAAGCCATTTAAATTTATTTATCATAAAAAAAAGAGGCGTATATAGAATCAGCACTGCTACAGCAATTAGAACATACTCATACCTTTCAAAAATAAGTCGTATATTCTTCAGATTTAATAAGGCTGTCCAAATCAATGCAGATAGTCCCGTTGAAAAAGAAGCTACGGCCAATATGTTGTAATAAGCAGCTTCCTTTGCTGGAACTCCTTCTTTAGAGTAGAACAGCATTCTTACGCCAGCGCTAGAAAATCCACCTGAAATATTGTTTATGGCATTCGAAATAAAGGCTATTTTGAAAACTTTAATCCCTTTAAGCTCTATACTAAGCTCTCTTGAGATAATAATCTCTCGTATGTATGAAATGGCCACAGTCAAAAGTCCCCCTGCCATGAAAAAAATTATTTTCTTCATAGGCAAGGACTTTAATACTGAACCAATTTCTGCTGCCCTTATTGAAGCCAGCTCCATCCGTCCTTCATATAGGACAATTCCTATGGTGATTGTTATGAATATAAACTTCAAATTATTCTTAAGTTTCTTTGACATAGAAGTAATTCCTCCAGTTGTAGCTGCATGCATTGCCTTGCTTAGCTACTAATCCCCTTCGCCCATAAGTGATTTAAGCTTTAATACCATCTCTTCAATTCTTAAAATCATATTTGAAGCCTCGTTCATCTTCTCATCATTCATTGTTTTTTCTGTAGCAAGATTAATTATGTCTTCAAAGTCATTGTGGATACTATAGAGCTTGTCCTTGGCCTTAATTATCTGAGAACCAATAGAAGCTTTACTTCTTGTATCTTTGATGCTCAGTCTGACATCCGACTCAAGATCATATTCCGATACATCTTCCACAACTGTGCATTCGTACAAAAGAGCTTGTTTGACAGTATCCGCAAATGCGTGTTTTGCTTCCTCTTCCCCGTGCAAAAGAAAAACCTTCTTAGGCATGGATTTGAAGCCCGAAAGCCACTCCAGCAAATCGTCTCTATCTGCATGGCCAGAGAAACCTTCCAAGTTGTGAATTTCGGCTTTTATGTGTATGTTTTCTCCAAATATTCGGACATCTTTATTTCCATCTAAAATAAATTTTCCAAGTGTACCTTCCGCCTGGTACCCTATGATTATTATGCTTGACTTAGGATTCCAGAGGTTATGCTTCAAATGATGCTTTATCCTGCCTTCATCGCACATCCCGCTTGCTGATATAATTATCTTCGGTTCTTTTGTATAATTGAGTTGCCTAGATTCTTCACTCGACCTTGTAAACCTAAGATTCTTGAAATCAAGAGGATTGTCGCCTGACAAGATTAAATTCTTAGTCTCCTCATCAAATACCTCTGCGTGTTTCCTGAACACTTCAGTGGCATTGGTGGCCATTGGGCTGTCAACATAAACCATTACATCTCTCAATACACGCTTGCATTCCTCATCTTGATCGTAGTATCTGTTTAGATGGTATACCAGCTCCTGTGTTCTTCCTACAGCAAAGGAAGGAATTACAACAGTTCCGCCTCTTCTTATTGTCTTGAGTATAATCTTTATAAGCTTATCCAAGCTTTGCTTGCTTGGTTCGTGGACTCTGTTTCCATATGTTGTTTCCATAATTAAGTAGTCAGCTTCTTCTATTTTCACAGGATCTCTTAGTATTGGCTTGTCTTTGGTTCCCAAGTCACCTGAAAATACAAGTTTAGAGCTCTTTTCACCCTCTTTGACCCACAGCTCCACTATAGATGACCCTAGTATATGCCCCGCATCCTGAAGTCTTATGGTTATGTCCTGGTTTATATCTATACTCTTGTCATACCCGATTGGGGATAGGTGTTGAAGTGACCTGATTGCATCTTCCACTGTAAAAAGCGGTACTACAGTGTTTCTTCCTTGTCGCATTGCCTTTTTATTGGCCCACTCAGCTTCCACCTCGTGAATATGTCCGCTGTCTTTAAGCATGATCTCTGTTAAATCTGAAGTGGCATGAGTGCAGTATATCTTCCCCTTAAATCCCAAGTTTGTCAGTAGAGGTATCCTTCCGCAGTGGTCAACATGAGCATGGCTTAAAACCATAAAGTCAAGTTCTGCTGGATCAAACTCAAGATCTTTAAAATTCAACTGCTCTAGTATTTTATCACCTTGAAACTGGCCACAGTCCAATAGAAACTTGTATTTATCAGTGGTAACTAGATGACACGATCCTGTAACAGACATTGCTGCACCTAAAAATTTAATTTTCATAGCTATCGCTCCTTAAATATGTGAATTAAGCTTATAATAAACTTTGATTTTAACGTACATATAACCTCGAAATACATTAGGATATAGATACCCTATTTATATTAGAAGGACACAGCTTGCCGATAAAATACATTCCAATACATATTTTTACATCATATAAAAAAACTAAGCCAGGCAGTTTTCCATACGAACTTATTAGCACGGTATGGGAATAGCCTGGCTTTATATTGCATTTGAATTTTCCTTCTCTTAGGCCTTATAGGCCACGTTCCTACAGAGTGTAAATGATATGAACTCCGCAGTATAGTACTCTGTGTTGTACATAAGTGCAACGCTATCTTTTGTATACTCCAATACGTCAAAGGCAAGCAATGGTGTATTCTCAGAAACCTTGAATAGATTTGAAAGTTCCTTGTCCGCCACTGCAGGGGATATTTCCAAAACGTCGTGTGTTATGCTGCAACCGCAGAGCTCTTCCACCACAGGGAAGATGCTTGGCTCGAACCTCTTTTTATCTATATCCTTTGTATTTAGCAGTTTTTCAGGAACCCTATCTATATACACAGCTGCAACTATGTCGTTTGCGTAGAGAAGCTTCTTTACAACTAAGATTTCATCTCCCTCTTCAAGGTTCAGCTTTGAAACCTCAGCATCATCTGCCACTCTAAATTCAAAATCTGCCACTTCAAACTTCACATCATATCCGTGGTTTCTCAGCACGCCTTCTATATCGCTTCCAAGGTCCACTCTGTTTTCCAGCTTTGTCACAAATGAGTTCACAAGCGTTCCTTTTCCCTGAACCCTCGAAACCGAACCCTCTCTTTCAAGCACTGTTATAGCCTCTCTTACAGTGAGCCTGCTCACTCCCAGCTGCTTTGCAAGCTCATCTTCATTGGGCAGCACGGGCCTCTCTGTACTGTTTATATAGTCCCTCAGACTTTCAAGTATCTTTTGGACTGTAGTCATTTTGCTTACCTTTTTAATACCCACTTTGCTCATTTCCTTCTCCCTTAAGCTTATTTGCTTCTATATGCTTATCTCACAAAATTTTAACGACTTATCAACTTCTCAACTTCTTCATTTGCCTTGGCTACAACAAGCTCTTCGTCAACTCCAACCAGCTTTCCATCTTTTACAACTATTCTGCCGTTTACAACAGTGCAGTCAACCTCCCCAGTAATTCCAACAGTTCCTAGGAGTGACTTTGGATCGTACTGAGTTCCGACATGACTAAGCTTGTTGGAGTCTATCATAAACAGATCTCCCGCTTTCCCCTCTTCTAAAATGCCTATATCGTTTCTTCCAAGAACTCTAGCTCCTCCTCTTGTGGCGAGCTTCAGTATATCGTATCCAGTCGGAGCCTTGTCGCTCGAACTAAGTCTGTGAAGGAGGTACGCAACCCTTATTTCCTCCAGCATATTTGATCCGTCGTTGCTTGCGCTTCCATCTACAGCCAGCCCTACAGGTATGTCCATATCTATCATCTCTGAAATCCTGGCTATCCCCGATGAAAGCTTCATATTGGATATAGGACAGTGGGCCACTCCTGTCTTGGTCTTGGCAAGCCTCTTGAGCTCTTCGTCGTTGAAGTGAATTCCATGTGCAAACCAGACGTCTTCACCTATCCACCCCAAGCTTTCCATATAGTCTAGTGGTCTCATTCCAAATTTTTCAACAGTAAAAGATTCTTCATCCAATGTCTCTGCGAGATGAGTGTGTAGCCTTACACCGTATTTTCTGGCAAGCACTGCGGACTCTTTCATAAGATCCCCTGTAACACTAAAAGGAGAGCATGGTGCAAGGGCAATCTGAGTCATAGAGTTTCGGCTTGAATCGTGGTATTTCTTTATAAGTCTCTCTGAATCTGCCAGTATCTCGTCTACAGTCTGTACTACCGAGTCCGGCGGAAGTCCTCCGTCTTTCTTGCTAAGCGACATACTCCCTCTTGACGCATGCATCCTGATTCCAAGCTCTTTTGCAGCCTCAAACTGAATGTCTATAAGCTCCCCGCTTGTATCTCTAGGAAATACATAGTGGTGGTCAAAGCAAGTGGTGCACCCGTGCTTCATAAGCTCTCCCATGCCGACAAAAGAACTGTACTTTATGGAGTCCGGACTCAGCCCTTTCCATATTTCGTATAGTGTTTTAAGCCAGTCGAAAAGCTCCATATTTTGAACCTGTGGCAGATTTCTTGTAAAAGTCTGATATAGGTGATGATGCGTATTTACAAGCCCTGGGTAGACTATCATGCCCTTAGCGTCTATAACTTCATCTGCTTCGAAAATCTCGCTCCCTATATTCACTATGACTCCATTATCTATAAAGATATTTACGTTCTCTTTTACGCTGTCCTTGTCGTCGCAAGTCACAAGCGTCTTTATGTTTTTTATAAAAAGCGACATATATATTACCTCCATTTATTTTATTCCAAAAATAATAAAGTCATCTGATGATATGTTTATTGTATAATCATCAGATGACTTTGTAAACTCTTTTATATTTCTACTGTCTTATCCACTTTATTATCTCTGCAGGCGTTGCGTTTTTTCCGTACATAAGCAGCGCAGTCTTGAACACCTTCCCGGCAACTTTCATAGCTATAACTATCGACACTAGAAGTATCACAAGCGTTATAACTATCTCAGCTGCTGGAACTTTTGAGGCTGTTACGAATCTGATGAGCATCACCCCGGAAGTTGAAAACGGGAAGTATGATCCCACCTTTGCCACTATTCCATGGG
Protein-coding sequences here:
- a CDS encoding Mrp/NBP35 family ATP-binding protein produces the protein MSECQSCSSNGNCDGVESCTMVKNTDSNIGKIIGVMSGKGGVGKSTVSALLAKELSSQGYRVGVLDADITGPSIPRLLGISGERVYTRDEKLIPGETAEGIKVMSLNLMVKEESDPVIWRGPMIGEMVKQFYTDVHWGELDYLVMDMPPGTGDVALTTMQSIPLSGVVMVSIPQDLVSMIVAKAVNMARKMNVEVLGLVQNMSYILCPDCSTEIRMFESEEADEFLESMDLKLLGELPMTRDLNRISDGKLSEKIGETVTGLTKSVLSQLEK
- a CDS encoding aminopeptidase P family protein, with protein sequence MSEKLEILRTEMKKYGVDAYIAPTSDPHQSEYLPEHWKIREWLSGFTGSAGNLVVTSKSAGLWTDGRYFIQAERELEGSGIELFRSGEPRVPAMFDWIAETLENGSTLGIDGRLFSAKQVAGISRKMNGRGIKLKLDCELVDGLWTGRPELPSRKAFIHSLEYSGESRESKLERVRGEMAKVGADTYIISSLDDIAWLYNIRGRDIECNPVVLSYASVERENALLFVDSSKLEEDARLELEDSGVEIRDYQDIEHYVSSLGDSKVYLDSSKLNSRIYNFIPECVRKLEGDDIVERLKAVKNPVQLKNYKDCQERDGVAMVKFLCWLEGALYEERVTEINVAEKIEEYRRMSGFYIEPSFETIAGYKDHGAIVHYKATEDSAYELKREGLLLVDTGGQYLDGTTDITRTISLGNPTADEKRDYTLVLKGHIALSEAVFPHGTTGSKLDSIARLPLWKDGKDYRHGTGHGVGYLLSVHEGPQRISPLHNEVVLEEGMLITNEPGYYKEGHYGIRIENILAVKLERETEYGKYFRFKVMTHCPLELDLVETSLLDGKERSWINHYHREVYRKISPYLEDGERFWLRRKTREI
- a CDS encoding iron-sulfur cluster assembly scaffold protein; amino-acid sequence: MYSEITLEHFKNPRNVGKMDDADSIGMVGDPSCGDTLMMFIKVADEIITDVKYLVFGCAGSIATSSMASTMIVGKSIEDVLKLTDHDVVEALGGLPEDKEHCSNLGIQAVHAAIRNYREKNR
- the mgtA gene encoding magnesium-translocating P-type ATPase — translated: MHAATTGGITSMSKKLKNNLKFIFITITIGIVLYEGRMELASIRAAEIGSVLKSLPMKKIIFFMAGGLLTVAISYIREIIISRELSIELKGIKVFKIAFISNAINNISGGFSSAGVRMLFYSKEGVPAKEAAYYNILAVASFSTGLSALIWTALLNLKNIRLIFERYEYVLIAVAVLILYTPLFFMINKFKWLKKKLLGKIGDEEIDYSLLKNLFMSSILEWTVSAMFFSAISLYFSPHSSFMDIFSIFIVSSAVGVASLVPGAIGTFDVTLLLGMSLINVDTHNAIVSLIMFRLFYHIIPVAVALVLTGSLFLERLKSKRRTLSIGGITMTDKDSIKYWSIPLEKVLKYLGSHESGLTSEEAKIRLEKDGYNSLEKQNKTSQLMLFTSQFKNPIIVILLIATVISWVTGEWIDALIILLIVLASSIMSFLQEYSASNAIEELRAKVQATSIVVRDKKPLSIPSSEVVSGDIVNLSTGSLIPADGILLKSDDFFVNQSILTGESLPVRKQEGTAVEVSSIEERKNCVFMGTNVQSGNAVMLVVKTGQDTEFGQIAKKLSLRSPETEFEKGVRHFGYLLTQIMLILTLSVFAINVIFKRPAIESLLFSVALAVGITPQLLPAIISITLSKGSRTMAKEGVIVRRLAAIENFGSMDVLCTDKTGTLTEGVIKLDDTVDISGNHSEAVFRLAYINAAMQSGMVNSLDSTITSSRAMDIGNIKKIGEIPFDFTRERLSVIVGEEDECTMIVKGAFSKVLEICSHFEIEGVQRKMDDSTLKEIHSLYSDWSNSGIRVLGVAKKPVSIKTDYVVEDEKDMIFKGFILLIDHPKPDVANTIEDLQSKGVSLRVITGDNKLIAMHTAESVGLKITGVITGSELISLSDEALWSKVESVNLFAEVDPNQKERIILALKKNSHVVGYMGDGINDVPALHAADVSISVDNAVDVAKESADFVLMENSLKVLKRGIELGRTTFTNTLKYILVTTSANFGNMFSMAGLSLFLPFLPLLPKQILMINFLSDFPAIMIANDSVDRDMLDKPRKWDIRFIRSFMFTFGIISSIFDYLTFAVLFIGFKAQQEVFQSSWFVLSILTELLILIVMRTQKPFFKSKPAPSLLYASIIVGAISIALPYTPIGGLLSLSPISPTILASLIVIAFLYILVTEIAKRYFYRIHNKD
- a CDS encoding MBL fold metallo-hydrolase — its product is MYFKRIFTPGLSHYSYMVGDGGEIAVIDPMRDVGVYIEEARKANKKITHIFETHRNEDYISGSMELSEKTGAEIYISKYEDLGHVYGEKIGEDDEFRIGKLRIAPIHTPGHTLGHLSYVLYMGDVPYMAFVGDTLFWGDLGRTDFYGEDRLVEMTAHLYDSIFEKLFSLGDHVLMMPAHGAGSACGGAIEERDCSTLGYERKENPALQVDSKEEFVEKHSYMRLKAPYFEKMELCNVEGAAYLPGEVISNVLSLEDIQREDYTVVDIRSREAYSGKHIERSIFTSTKILSAYLGWIVDTEDPIVLLVDGLKDEELKTAYWTARRMGYDNIVGILGEGTVKSLEIEDTGLKSTKEIGAKEYLEMHREMLVLDVRREEEVEEDYPYMNRLNIPLQLLKERVGELSSEKEIAVICGSGERATVACSIMERAGIDGTVVAGGVKGIASQLKDRD
- a CDS encoding MBL fold metallo-hydrolase RNA specificity domain-containing protein, yielding MKIKFLGAAMSVTGSCHLVTTDKYKFLLDCGQFQGDKILEQLNFKDLEFDPAELDFMVLSHAHVDHCGRIPLLTNLGFKGKIYCTHATSDLTEIMLKDSGHIHEVEAEWANKKAMRQGRNTVVPLFTVEDAIRSLQHLSPIGYDKSIDINQDITIRLQDAGHILGSSIVELWVKEGEKSSKLVFSGDLGTKDKPILRDPVKIEEADYLIMETTYGNRVHEPSKQSLDKLIKIILKTIRRGGTVVIPSFAVGRTQELVYHLNRYYDQDEECKRVLRDVMVYVDSPMATNATEVFRKHAEVFDEETKNLILSGDNPLDFKNLRFTRSSEESRQLNYTKEPKIIISASGMCDEGRIKHHLKHNLWNPKSSIIIIGYQAEGTLGKFILDGNKDVRIFGENIHIKAEIHNLEGFSGHADRDDLLEWLSGFKSMPKKVFLLHGEEEAKHAFADTVKQALLYECTVVEDVSEYDLESDVRLSIKDTRSKASIGSQIIKAKDKLYSIHNDFEDIINLATEKTMNDEKMNEASNMILRIEEMVLKLKSLMGEGD